The following are encoded in a window of Numida meleagris isolate 19003 breed g44 Domestic line chromosome 13, NumMel1.0, whole genome shotgun sequence genomic DNA:
- the COPS3 gene encoding COP9 signalosome complex subunit 3 isoform X3 translates to MQMNTNQLTSIHADLCQLCLLAKCFKPALPYLDVDMMDICKENGAYDAKHFLCYYYYGGMIYTGLKNFERALYFYEQAITTPAMAVSHIMLESYKKYILVSLILLGKVQQLPKYTSQIVGRFIKPLSNAYHELAQVYATNKPSELRNLVNKHSETFTRDNNMGLVKQCLSSLYKKNIQRLTKTFLTLSLQDMASRVQLSGPQEAEKYVLHMIEDGEIFASINQKDGMVCFHDNPEKYNNPAMLHNIDQEMLKCIELDERLKAMDQEITVNPQFVQKSMGSQEDDSGTKPSSYS, encoded by the exons ATGCAGATGAACACAAACCAGCTGACCTCAATACATGCAGATCTCTGCCAG cTCTGTTTGTTAGCAAAATGCTTTAAACCTGCCCTCCCATATCTAGATGTGGACATGATGGATATTTGTAAAGAGAATGGGGCATATGATGCGAAGCACTTTTTATGTTATTACTACTATGGTGGGATGATATACACTGGGCTAAAGAACTTTGAAAGAGCACTCTACTTCTACGAACAG GCAATAACTACTCCAGCCATGGCAGTTAGTCATATTATGTTGGAATCATATAAAAAGTATATTCTAGTTTCTTTGATACTACTTGGCAAAGTTCAACAGCTACCAAAATATACTTCCCAGATAGTTGGTAGATTCATTAAG CCCCTTAGCAACGCTTACCATGAATTAGCACAAGTTTATGCTACCAATAAACCCTCGGAGCTTCGAAACCTGGTGAACAAACACAGTGAAACATTCACAAGGGATAACAACATGGGGCTGGTTAAGCAATGCTTGTCATCTCTCTACAAAAAGAATATTCAGAGGCTAACCAAG ACGTTTTTAACATTGTCGTTACAAGACATGGCGAGTCGAGTGCAGTTGTCAGGGCcccaagaagcagaaaaatacgTCCTCCACATG ATAGAAGATGGTGAAATCTTTGCAAGTATTAATCAGAAAGATGGTATGGTCTGTTTCCACGATAATCCTGAAAAGTATAACAATCCAGCAATGCTTCATAACATTGATCAGGAG atgctGAAATGTATAGAGCTTGATGAACGACTGAAAGCCATGGATCAAGAGATCACTGTGAACCCTCAGTTTGTGCAGAAG AGTATGGGCTCTCAAGAAGATGACTCAGGGACCAAACCATCCAGTTATTCCTGA
- the FLCN gene encoding folliculin — protein MNAIVALCHFCELHGPRTLFCTEVLHSPLPQGAGSGDISGQNEQAEEEEGGIQMSSRIRSHSPAEGASADSSSPGPKKSDMCEGCRSLAGGHPGFVSHDKETSIKYVSHQHPNHPQLFSIVRQACVRSLSCEVCPGREGPIFFGDEQHGFVFSHTFFIKDSLARGFQRWYSIITIMMDRIYLINSWPFLLGKIRGIIDELQGKALKVFEAEQYGCPQRAQRMNTAFTPFLHQRNGNAARSLTSLTNDENLWACLHTSFAWLLKACGSRLTEKLLEGAPTEDTLVQMEKLADLKEESEGWDGSEEEEKPSSQPDVAEGQDLSKCSPETSLMPDCNRWNVAHRRLSVFRSLRHMRQVLGASAFRMLAWHVLMGNQVIWKARDMDLVQSAFDVLRTMLPVGCVRIIPYSDQYEEAYRCNFLGLSPHVQIPSHILSSEFAVLVEVRAATRSTLYPTLLEDEQSLNKYEFVVTSGSPVAADRVGPTILNKIEAALTNQNLSVDVVDQCLVCLKEEWMNKVKVLFKFTKVDSRPKEDTQKLLSILGAAEEDNVKLLKFWMTGLSKTYKSHLMSTVRSPTSSESRN, from the exons ATGAATGCTATTGTTGCTCTCTGCCATTTTTGTGAGCTCCATGGTCCCCGCACCCTCTTTTGCACTGAGGTTCTACATTCACCACTTCCTCAAGGTGCAGGCAGCGGGGATATCTCTGGGCAGAATGAGcaagcagaagaggaggaaggtggCATTCAGATGAGCAGCAGGATCCGCTCGCACAGCCCAGCTGAAGGTGCTAGTGCTGACTCCAGCAGCCCAGGGCCAAAGAAGTCAGACATGTGCGAG gGTTGCCGCTCTCTTGCAGGAGGACATCCTGGATTTGTCAGCCATGACAAGGAGACTTCGATCAAATATGTCAGTCACCAACACCCAAATCATCCCCAGCTGTTCAGCATTGTGCGCCAGGCCTGCGTTCGCAGTCTGAGTTGTGAG GTCTGCCCAGGACGTGAAGGGCCCATATTTTTTGGAGATGAACAGCATGGTTTTGTGTTCAGCCACACCTTCTTTATCAAAGACAGCCTGGCCCGAGGTTTCCAGCGCTGGTACAGCATCATCACTATTATGATGGACCGGATTTACCTCATCAACTCCTGGCCTTTCTTGTTGGGAAAAATCAGAGGCATCATTGATGAGCTTCAGGGCAAAGCACTTAAG GTGTTTGAAGCAGAGCAGTATGGGTGCCCTCAGCGTGCCCAGCGCATGAACACGGCGTTCACTCCCTTCCTGCACCAGCGCAACGGCAATGCGGCCCGCTCCTTAACGTCGCTGACCAACGATGAAAACTTGTGGGCATGTTTGCACACTTCCTTTGCTTG GCTTTTGAAAGCTTGTGGCAGCCGACTTACAGAGAAACTTCTGGAGGGAGCTCCAACTGAAGACACCCTTGTTCAGATGGAAAAACTTGCAG ACCTCAAAGAAGAGTCAGAAGGCTGGGATGGgtctgaggaagaagagaagccTTCTTCCCAGCCAGATGTTGCAGAAGGGCAGGATCTATCTAAATGCTCTCCTGAAACATCTCTGATGCCAGATTGCAACAGATGGAACGTCGCTCACAGAAGGTTGTCTGTCTTCCGCTCTCTCAGGCATATGAGACAG GTTCTTGGGGCATCAGCATTCCGCATGCTGGCTTGGCATGTTCTGATGGGGAACCAGGTCATCTGGAAAGCTCGAGACATGGATCTTGTCCAGTCTGCTTTTGATGTGCTACGG aCTATGCTGCCTGTTGGTTGTGTGCGGATCATCCCCTACAGTGACCAGTACGAAGAGGCATATCGGTGTAACTTCTTGGGGCTTAGCCCACACGTCCAAATCCCATCCCACATATTATCATCTG AGTTTGCAGTCCTCGTGGAAGTTCGTGCTGCTACCCGGTCCACTCTCTACCCAACTCTGCTTGAAGATGAACAGTCCCTCAACAAGTACGAGTTTGTTGTCACCAGTGGCAGCCCTGTTGCAGCAGATCGAG TTGGTCCTACAATCTTGAACAAGATCGAAGCTGCTCTGACCAACCAGAACCTTTCTGTAGATGTTGTGGATCAGTGCCTTGTTTGCCTGAAAGAGGAGTGGATGAA TAAAGTGAAGGTCCTCTTTAAATTCACCAAAGTGGACAGCAGACCCAAGGAAGATACCCAAAAACTGTTGAGCAttctgggagctgcagaggaggacaaTGTCAAGCTTCTGAAGTTCTGGATGACTGGCCTGAGCAAGACATACAAGTCCCACCTGATGTCAACAGTTCGCAGCCCAACATCCTCAGAGTCTCGGAACTAA
- the COPS3 gene encoding COP9 signalosome complex subunit 3 isoform X2, which translates to MTQLCELINKSGELLAKNLSHLDTVLGALDVQEHSLGVLAVLFVKFSMPSIPDFETLFSQVQLFISTCNGEHIRYATDTFAGLCHQLTNALVERKQPLRGISILRQAIDKMQMNTNQLTSIHADLCQLCLLAKCFKPALPYLDVDMMDICKENGAYDAKHFLCYYYYGGMIYTGLKNFERALYFYEQAITTPAMAVSHIMLESYKKYILVSLILLGKVQQLPKYTSQIVGRFIKPLSNAYHELAQVYATNKPSELRNLVNKHSETFTRDNNMGLVKQCLSSLYKKNIQRLTKTFLTLSLQDMASRVQLSGPQEAEKYVLHMIEDGEIFASINQKDGMVCFHDNPEKYNNPAMLHNIDQEMLKCIELDERLKAMDQEITVNPQFVQKSMGSQEDDSGTKPSSYS; encoded by the exons ATGACCCAGCTTTGTGAACTGATCAATAAAAGCGGAGAACTGCTAGCAAAAAACCTCTCCCATCTGGATACAGTGCTTGGTGCCCTGGATGTGCAGGAACACTCATTAGGAGTTCTTGCTGTCTT GTTTGTGAAGTTTTCTATGCCCAGCATCCCTGACTTCGAAACATTATTCTCACAGGTGCAGCTTTTCATCAGTACTTGTAATGGGGAACACATTAGATATGCAACAGACACTT tTGCTGGCCTGTGCCACCAGTTAACAAATGCCCTTGTGGAGAGAAAACAG CCCCTGCGAGGAATTAGCATTCTCAGACAAGCCATAGACAAGATGCAGATGAACACAAACCAGCTGACCTCAATACATGCAGATCTCTGCCAG cTCTGTTTGTTAGCAAAATGCTTTAAACCTGCCCTCCCATATCTAGATGTGGACATGATGGATATTTGTAAAGAGAATGGGGCATATGATGCGAAGCACTTTTTATGTTATTACTACTATGGTGGGATGATATACACTGGGCTAAAGAACTTTGAAAGAGCACTCTACTTCTACGAACAG GCAATAACTACTCCAGCCATGGCAGTTAGTCATATTATGTTGGAATCATATAAAAAGTATATTCTAGTTTCTTTGATACTACTTGGCAAAGTTCAACAGCTACCAAAATATACTTCCCAGATAGTTGGTAGATTCATTAAG CCCCTTAGCAACGCTTACCATGAATTAGCACAAGTTTATGCTACCAATAAACCCTCGGAGCTTCGAAACCTGGTGAACAAACACAGTGAAACATTCACAAGGGATAACAACATGGGGCTGGTTAAGCAATGCTTGTCATCTCTCTACAAAAAGAATATTCAGAGGCTAACCAAG ACGTTTTTAACATTGTCGTTACAAGACATGGCGAGTCGAGTGCAGTTGTCAGGGCcccaagaagcagaaaaatacgTCCTCCACATG ATAGAAGATGGTGAAATCTTTGCAAGTATTAATCAGAAAGATGGTATGGTCTGTTTCCACGATAATCCTGAAAAGTATAACAATCCAGCAATGCTTCATAACATTGATCAGGAG atgctGAAATGTATAGAGCTTGATGAACGACTGAAAGCCATGGATCAAGAGATCACTGTGAACCCTCAGTTTGTGCAGAAG AGTATGGGCTCTCAAGAAGATGACTCAGGGACCAAACCATCCAGTTATTCCTGA
- the PLD6 gene encoding mitochondrial cardiolipin hydrolase: MRAVCGQRAGLALGLGLVLALLLAARRRRAVREVLFFPSPPCCTEELLAEAEGSGGRPASCPCPLPRADCSLSRLLRLVLSARRSLELCLFAFSSPELGRAVCILHRRGVRVRVVTDAQYMALKGSQIGVLRLVGIQVRHDQENGFMHHKFAIVDKKTLITGSLNWTMEAIHNNRENVVIMEDVEYVRPFLDEFERIWEEYNPNNYTFFPKENK; the protein is encoded by the exons ATGCGGGCGGTGTGCGGGCAGCGGGCCGGCCTGGCGCTGGGGCTTGGGCtggtgctggccctgctgctggcgGCACGGCGGCGCCGGGCGGTGCGCGAGGTGCTGTTCTTCCCTTCTCCGCCCTGCTGCACCGAGGAGCTGCTGGCCGAGGCGGAGGGCTCCGGCGGCCGCCCCGCTTCGTGCCCGTGCCCGCTGCCGCGCGCGGACTGCTCCCTCAGCCGGCTCCTGCGGCTCGTGCTGTCCGCCCGCCGCTCCCTCGAGCTGTGCCTCTTCGCCTTCTCCAGCCCCGAGCTGGGCCGGGCCGTCTGCATCCTGCACCGCCGCGGAGTCCGCGTCCGCGTGGTGACGGACGCGCAGTACATGGCGCTGAAGGGCTCGCAGATCGGCGTGCTGCGGCTGGTCG GGATCCAGGTGCGTCACGACCAGGAGAATGGCTTCATGCACCACAAGTTCGCCATCGTGGACAAGAAGACGCTCATCACGGGCTCCCTCAACTGGACCATGGAGGCAATCCATAACAACCGGGAGAACGTAGTGATCATGGAGGACGTGGAGTATGTGCGGCCTTTTCTGGATGAGTTTGAAAGGATTTGGGAAGAGTACAACCCCAACAACTACACgttttttcccaaagaaaataaatga
- the COPS3 gene encoding COP9 signalosome complex subunit 3 isoform X1: MASALEQFVNSVRQLSAQGQMTQLCELINKSGELLAKNLSHLDTVLGALDVQEHSLGVLAVLFVKFSMPSIPDFETLFSQVQLFISTCNGEHIRYATDTFAGLCHQLTNALVERKQPLRGISILRQAIDKMQMNTNQLTSIHADLCQLCLLAKCFKPALPYLDVDMMDICKENGAYDAKHFLCYYYYGGMIYTGLKNFERALYFYEQAITTPAMAVSHIMLESYKKYILVSLILLGKVQQLPKYTSQIVGRFIKPLSNAYHELAQVYATNKPSELRNLVNKHSETFTRDNNMGLVKQCLSSLYKKNIQRLTKTFLTLSLQDMASRVQLSGPQEAEKYVLHMIEDGEIFASINQKDGMVCFHDNPEKYNNPAMLHNIDQEMLKCIELDERLKAMDQEITVNPQFVQKSMGSQEDDSGTKPSSYS; encoded by the exons ATGGCGTCGGCGCTGGAGCAGTTCGTTAACAGCGTCCGGCAGCTCTCGGCCCAAG ggCAAATGACCCAGCTTTGTGAACTGATCAATAAAAGCGGAGAACTGCTAGCAAAAAACCTCTCCCATCTGGATACAGTGCTTGGTGCCCTGGATGTGCAGGAACACTCATTAGGAGTTCTTGCTGTCTT GTTTGTGAAGTTTTCTATGCCCAGCATCCCTGACTTCGAAACATTATTCTCACAGGTGCAGCTTTTCATCAGTACTTGTAATGGGGAACACATTAGATATGCAACAGACACTT tTGCTGGCCTGTGCCACCAGTTAACAAATGCCCTTGTGGAGAGAAAACAG CCCCTGCGAGGAATTAGCATTCTCAGACAAGCCATAGACAAGATGCAGATGAACACAAACCAGCTGACCTCAATACATGCAGATCTCTGCCAG cTCTGTTTGTTAGCAAAATGCTTTAAACCTGCCCTCCCATATCTAGATGTGGACATGATGGATATTTGTAAAGAGAATGGGGCATATGATGCGAAGCACTTTTTATGTTATTACTACTATGGTGGGATGATATACACTGGGCTAAAGAACTTTGAAAGAGCACTCTACTTCTACGAACAG GCAATAACTACTCCAGCCATGGCAGTTAGTCATATTATGTTGGAATCATATAAAAAGTATATTCTAGTTTCTTTGATACTACTTGGCAAAGTTCAACAGCTACCAAAATATACTTCCCAGATAGTTGGTAGATTCATTAAG CCCCTTAGCAACGCTTACCATGAATTAGCACAAGTTTATGCTACCAATAAACCCTCGGAGCTTCGAAACCTGGTGAACAAACACAGTGAAACATTCACAAGGGATAACAACATGGGGCTGGTTAAGCAATGCTTGTCATCTCTCTACAAAAAGAATATTCAGAGGCTAACCAAG ACGTTTTTAACATTGTCGTTACAAGACATGGCGAGTCGAGTGCAGTTGTCAGGGCcccaagaagcagaaaaatacgTCCTCCACATG ATAGAAGATGGTGAAATCTTTGCAAGTATTAATCAGAAAGATGGTATGGTCTGTTTCCACGATAATCCTGAAAAGTATAACAATCCAGCAATGCTTCATAACATTGATCAGGAG atgctGAAATGTATAGAGCTTGATGAACGACTGAAAGCCATGGATCAAGAGATCACTGTGAACCCTCAGTTTGTGCAGAAG AGTATGGGCTCTCAAGAAGATGACTCAGGGACCAAACCATCCAGTTATTCCTGA